The sequence below is a genomic window from Neomicrococcus aestuarii.
AATTCGGAAACACCCGAGTTCTCTGCACCGCTTCCTTTACCGCTGGCGTACCCCGTTGGCTCAAGGGCGAAGGCCGCGGCTGGGTCACCGCCGAATACGCGATGCTCCCACGGGCCACGAATACGCGAAGCGACCGCGAATCCGTCAAGGGAAAGATCGGCGGACGCACCCACGAGATCTCCCGACTGATCGGCCGCTCGTTGCGCTCCATCATTGACACCAAGGCGCTCGGTGAAAACACCATCGTCTTGGACTGCGACGTCCTCCAAGCAGACGGTGGAACCCGCACCGCCGCTATCACCGGTGCCTACGTAGCGCTCGTTGATTCGATTCGCTGGGCCAAGGCCAACAAGATCATCGACCACCGCGCCAAGGTTCTTACGGACTCTGTTGCAGCGGTGAGCGTTGGCATCATCGACGGTATCCCCATGCTGGATCTTCCCTACATCGAGGACGTCCGTGCCGAAACGGACATGAACGTCGTCGTCACCGGCTCTGGCACTTTCGTAGAAGTTCAGGGCACCGCCGAGGGCGCCCCTTTTGACCGTGACGAGCTCAACCGCTTGTTGGATCTAGCCGTCTCGGGAACCGCAGAACTGGCCCAGATCCAGCGCGAAACCCTTGGCAACGATGACTGAAACCAGCCCGCAGAAGCCGAGCTTCGGCGTCGTCCTGGC
It includes:
- the rph gene encoding ribonuclease PH gives rise to the protein MPPETSSPAPAVVRADGRTPQQLRPISITRGWSSQAEGSALIEFGNTRVLCTASFTAGVPRWLKGEGRGWVTAEYAMLPRATNTRSDRESVKGKIGGRTHEISRLIGRSLRSIIDTKALGENTIVLDCDVLQADGGTRTAAITGAYVALVDSIRWAKANKIIDHRAKVLTDSVAAVSVGIIDGIPMLDLPYIEDVRAETDMNVVVTGSGTFVEVQGTAEGAPFDRDELNRLLDLAVSGTAELAQIQRETLGNDD